The DNA region TTACAAGTATTACCAAAACAAAATAAAGTAATCGTAAAAGATTGCAAAGTAGCTAAAAAAACTGTTAAACCATCAGAAGATAATAAAGATGGTGGATTTGTTAACAAAGAGATGCCTATTGATATCTCAAATGTAGCAAAAGTAGAAGGTAAATAATTATGGCAGCAAGATTATTAGAAAAATATAAAAATGAAATTAGACCAGCTTTAGAAGCAGAATTTCCAAAAAACAAAATGCTAACTGCAAAAGTAGAAAAAGTAGTTATCTCTGTTGGTGCAGGTGAAGCTATGAAAGATAGTAAATTAATGCAAAACATTCAAGATACTATCTCT from Malaciobacter molluscorum LMG 25693 includes:
- the rplX gene encoding 50S ribosomal protein L24, coding for MAIKLKIKKGDTVKIIAGDDKGKTGEVLQVLPKQNKVIVKDCKVAKKTVKPSEDNKDGGFVNKEMPIDISNVAKVEGK